One window of Azospirillaceae bacterium genomic DNA carries:
- a CDS encoding family 20 glycosylhydrolase: MKTALAVIGLAALMGSTALAASLPTVGPIPLPAEMQIGQGSFTLPAGAIITVPAGDAQARFAASQLVDFVQRVRGVSLSVREGQGDAAVTLALAPDAPVDEAEGYVLDVAPSGIRVTARDEAGLYYGAMTVAQLLTPEGGQGDVTVPVQQIRDWPRFPWRGMMLDVARHFQPMDSVKALVDEMAAHKLNRLHLHLSDDQGWRLEIKHYPDLTRIGAWRTPPAADGKPVPERYGGFYTQDQIRDLVAYAAARHITVVPEIDMPGHAQAVMASYPKIGVTGARPKVAVDWGVNPYLYNVNEANFTFIQTVLDEVMALFPSTYIHVGGDEALKDEWKQSPKVQARMRELGLKDENALQSWFIERVGRYLADHGRRMIGWDEILEGGIPSTATIMSWRGTKGAVDAARLDHDVILSPAPTLYLDSLQSRRNDEPSGRLAIVSLADIYAYDAMPVGVDAAQAHHVLGAQGNLFTEYMMTPWHVTHAAFPRIDALAEGLWSPKDKRDWIGFLTRLPAQMARYRQLGVEAADSAFAVDFHIEDGANAALAAGSATLTLSNQANFGTIRYTTDGSAPTTASPRYEMPLSLPLPATIQAAVFSDAGLPLAAPRTYDLTPDALRTRQSGELIACPQGEMGLRIPLRADADKTAPVYNVNLFDACWVYPKARMDGVTSLTVRAARLARNYGLAHDAAKVRSHPATTPNGELVVRLDSCDGPVAATVPLPSPKTAPLQFPLTAALPAASGEHDICLMYTAPITGPLYAIGSVGLGLGH; encoded by the coding sequence ATGAAAACCGCGTTGGCGGTGATCGGATTGGCGGCCTTGATGGGAAGCACCGCCCTGGCCGCGTCGCTTCCAACGGTGGGCCCCATTCCCTTGCCGGCGGAGATGCAGATTGGACAAGGTAGCTTTACCTTGCCTGCAGGCGCTATCATCACCGTGCCGGCGGGCGATGCCCAGGCCCGGTTTGCGGCGTCGCAACTGGTTGACTTTGTGCAACGGGTGCGGGGCGTGTCCCTGAGTGTGCGTGAAGGGCAGGGCGATGCCGCCGTCACCCTGGCGCTGGCGCCGGATGCACCGGTGGATGAGGCCGAGGGCTATGTGCTGGACGTGGCGCCCAGTGGCATCCGCGTCACGGCACGGGATGAGGCTGGTCTTTATTACGGCGCCATGACGGTGGCCCAGCTGCTGACGCCAGAAGGCGGGCAGGGGGACGTTACCGTACCGGTGCAGCAGATCCGCGATTGGCCGCGTTTCCCCTGGCGCGGCATGATGCTGGACGTGGCCCGCCACTTCCAGCCCATGGACAGCGTCAAGGCCCTGGTCGATGAGATGGCGGCGCACAAGCTGAACCGCCTGCACCTGCATCTGAGCGACGACCAGGGCTGGCGCCTGGAGATCAAGCATTACCCCGACCTGACGCGCATCGGCGCCTGGCGCACGCCGCCTGCGGCGGATGGCAAGCCGGTACCGGAACGTTACGGCGGTTTCTACACCCAGGATCAGATCCGCGACCTGGTGGCCTATGCCGCCGCCCGGCACATCACTGTCGTGCCGGAAATCGACATGCCCGGCCACGCCCAGGCGGTCATGGCCTCATACCCCAAGATCGGCGTCACCGGCGCCCGGCCCAAGGTGGCGGTGGACTGGGGCGTGAACCCTTATCTCTACAATGTGAATGAGGCCAACTTCACCTTCATCCAGACCGTGCTGGATGAGGTGATGGCCCTGTTCCCGTCCACCTACATCCATGTCGGTGGGGATGAGGCGCTGAAGGATGAATGGAAGCAGTCGCCCAAGGTGCAGGCGCGCATGCGCGAGTTGGGCCTGAAGGATGAGAACGCGCTGCAATCCTGGTTCATCGAGCGCGTGGGCCGTTACCTCGCCGACCATGGCCGCCGCATGATCGGCTGGGATGAGATCCTGGAGGGCGGCATCCCCTCCACCGCCACCATCATGTCGTGGCGCGGCACCAAGGGGGCGGTGGACGCCGCCCGCCTGGACCATGACGTCATCCTGTCGCCGGCCCCCACCCTGTACCTGGACAGCCTGCAAAGCCGCCGGAATGATGAGCCATCGGGCCGCCTGGCCATCGTCAGCCTGGCCGACATCTACGCCTACGACGCCATGCCGGTGGGGGTGGATGCCGCCCAGGCACACCACGTGCTGGGTGCCCAGGGCAACCTGTTCACCGAATACATGATGACGCCGTGGCACGTGACCCATGCCGCCTTTCCCCGCATCGACGCCCTGGCGGAAGGCCTGTGGTCGCCCAAGGACAAGCGGGACTGGATAGGTTTCCTGACACGGCTGCCGGCCCAGATGGCGCGTTATCGCCAGTTGGGCGTGGAGGCGGCCGACAGCGCCTTCGCCGTGGACTTCCATATTGAAGACGGGGCCAACGCCGCGCTTGCCGCAGGATCCGCCACCCTGACCCTGTCCAACCAGGCCAATTTCGGCACCATCCGCTACACCACCGACGGCAGCGCACCCACCACCGCCTCGCCCCGCTATGAGATGCCGCTGAGCTTGCCCCTGCCGGCCACCATCCAGGCGGCGGTGTTCAGCGACGCCGGCCTGCCGCTGGCAGCCCCCCGCACCTATGACCTGACGCCCGACGCCCTGCGCACCCGCCAGAGCGGGGAGCTTATCGCCTGCCCGCAGGGGGAGATGGGCCTACGCATCCCGCTGCGGGCGGATGCGGACAAGACGGCGCCGGTCTACAACGTCAACCTGTTCGACGCCTGCTGGGTCTATCCCAAGGCGCGGATGGACGGCGTGACGTCCCTGACGGTGCGGGCCGCCCGCCTGGCCCGCAACTACGGCCTGGCGCATGACGCGGCGAAGGTGCGCAGCCATCCGGCCACCACGCCCAACGGCGAACTGGTGGTGCGGCTGGACAGCTGCGACGGCCCGGTGGCCGCCACCGTGCCCCTGCCCTCGCCCAAGACAGCACCCTTGCAATTCCCGCTGACGGCGGCGCTGCCGGCGGCGAGTGGGGAGCATGACATCTGCCTGATGTACACCGCCCCCATCACCGGGCCGCTGTATGCCATCGGAAGTGTCGGCTTGGGACTAGGTCATTGA